In Erigeron canadensis isolate Cc75 chromosome 1, C_canadensis_v1, whole genome shotgun sequence, a single window of DNA contains:
- the LOC122587976 gene encoding reticulon-like protein B5 produces MADNLIGEHESSIVDSAKEKITESFQEDDSSSSDSDSKPIPKKTFPPPPKRNTAHSASWKDKPVHDLLGGGKAADIFLWRNKKKSASVLLFSTIVWALFEMIEYHLLSLICHILILVLGIHFLWSNTLNLFYRCPQFPQVALEEDTVLQIATVVRIEINNAMEDLREIASGKDLKKFLTVIAFLWIVSIAGSCCNLLTLIYICFVLLHTVPVLYEQHKEKADVLLEKGEAELKKQFEVFHEKVLSKVPSRQFSKKIA; encoded by the exons ATGGCTGATAACCTTATCGGAGAGCACGAATCGTCGATTGTTGATTCAGCAAAAGAGAAGATCACCGAGTCGTTTCAAGAGGACGACTCATCATCATCGGATTCTGACAGCAAACCCATACCCAAGAAAACTTTTCCGCCACCCCCCAAAAGAAACACGGCTCATAGCGCCTCCTGGAAGGATAAGCCTGTTCATGATCTCTTAGGAGGTGGCAAAG CTGCTGATATATTTCTATGGAGGAACAAGAAAAAATCTGCTAGTGTGCTTCTTTTCTCCACCATAGTTTGGGCACTATTCGAAATGATTGAATATCACTTACTTAGTCTAATATGCCACATTCTAATACTCGTCCTCGGTATCCATTTCCTGTGGTCGAACACACTCAACCTCTTCTATAG GTGCCCACAATTTCCACAAGTTGCCCTTGAAGAAGATACTGTTCTGCAGATAGCCACGGTTGTTAGGATTGAAATCAACAATGCTATGGAAGACCTTCGAGAAATCGCTTCTGGGAAAGACCTCAAAAAATTTCTAACT GTAATTGCTTTTTTGTGGATTGTATCAATTGCAGGAAGTTGTTGCAACCTCTTGACCTTGATTTACATAT GCTTTGTTCTTCTGCACACCGTGCCTGTGCTTTACGAGCAGCACAAGGAAAAGGCTGATGTCTTGCTTGAGAAAGGAGAGGCGGAGTTGAAGAAGCAGTTTGAGGTATTTCATGAGAAGGTTTTGAGCAAGGTTCCTAGTAGACAATTCAGCAAGAAGATTGCATAG
- the LOC122584826 gene encoding ABC transporter G family member 8 — protein MEEPSPPQESSPQPSSPPPLIKTYTLQATSISYTKSITPTTTLSPFFLINSCTTTTSPTSILQDISLTAYPSQILAIVGPSGAGKSTLLDILAARTSPSSGTLLLNSSPLIPSSYRKLSSYVPQHDTFLPILTVSETFSFSASLLQPKSNQISSIVTSLLSELGLSHLCETRLGHNLSGGERRRVSIGLSLLHDPGVLLLDEPTSGLDSTSAYNVMQTLKSIATTRNRTIILSIHQPSFKLLSTIDTILLLSKGKVVHHGTLLSLENFLLSNGFTLPPQLNSLEYAMEILPQIEITTNPDTEITHTMPISHTPTKRNTEIIQYRSSRCAEIIALYTRFWLIIYRTKQLLLTNTLQALVVGIVLGTIYINIGYDKTGIEKRFGLFAFTLTFLLSSTTETLPIFINERPILLRETSSGVYRLSSYLIANTLVFFPYLLVIALIYSVSVYFLVGLCQTWQAFGYFVLVIWVIVLMANSFILFLSSIAPNYITGTSLVTVLLAGFFLFSGYFISKESMPKYWVFMHYFSMYKYALDALLINEYSCLINKCLIWYDEKNQMCMVTGADVLQKRGLHENQRWVNVYVLIGFFVFYRVLCLLFLIRRVSRSKK, from the coding sequence ATGGAAGAACCATCACCACCACAAGAGTCATCACCACaaccatcatcaccaccaccactcatAAAAACCTACACATTACAAGCCACATCAATTTCCTATACCAAATCCATTACCCCCACAACCACACTCTCACCATTTTTCCTAATAAATTCATGCACCACCACCACATCACCAACTTCCATCCTCCAAGACATCTCCTTAACAGCCTACCCATCCCAAATACTCGCCATCGTTGGCCCGAGCGGAGCCGGAAAATCGACCCTTCTCGACATCTTAGCGGCACGAACCTCCCCATCATCCGGTACCCTCTTACTAAACTCCTCACCTCTCATCCCCTCCTCATACCGAAAACTATCATCTTATGTCCCTCAACATGACACCTTTTTACCTATTCTAACCGTTTCCGAAACCTTTTCTTTCTCCGCTAGCCTACTACAACCAAAATCCAACCAAATTTCCAGCATAGTAACCTCTCTACTCTCAGAACTAGGCCTATCCCATTTATGCGAAACACGCCTTGGCCACAACCTGTCAGGGGGTGAGCGAAGACGTGTTTCGATAGGCCTAAGTCTATTACATGATCCAGGAGTCCTACTCCTGGATGAACCCACATCGGGTTTAGACAGTACCTCTGCCTACAATGTAATGCAAACATTAAAATCCATAGCCACAACCCGAAACCGAACCATAATTTTATCAATCCATCAACCAAGTTTCAAACTACTTTCCACTATTGACACAATATTATTACTATCAAAAGGAAAAGTAGTTCATCATGGCACATTACTCTCTCTTGAAAACTTTTTACTATCCAATGGTTTTACCCTCCCACCTCAACTTAACTCACTCGAATATGCCATGGAAATTTTACCTCAAATCGAAATTACCACCAATCCCGATACCGAAATTACCCATACCATGCCCATAAGTCACACCCCCACAAAGCGTAATACCGAAATAATCCAATATAGAAGCTCAAGATGTGCCGAAATAATCGCTTTGTATACAAGATTTTGGCTAATCATTTATAGAACAAAGCAATTACTCCTAACCAACACTTTACAAGCTTTAGTGGTTGGAATTGTACTAGGAACAATTTACATTAACATAGGATACGATAAAACCGGAATAGAAAAAAGATTTGGTCTCTTTGCATTCACTTTAACTTTTTTACTATCATCCACAACCGAAACACTCCCAATTTTCATCAACGAAAGACCGATTTTACTACGAGAAACCTCAAGTGGTGTTTACCGGTTATCCTCATATTTAATAGCCAACACTCTCGTTTTCTTTCCGTACTTGCTTGTCATTGCTTTAATCTATTCTGTTTCGGTTTATTTCTTAGTAGGATTATGTCAAACTTGGCAAGCATTTGGGTATTTTGTTTTAGTCATTTGGGTTATTGTACTAATGGCGAATTCGttcattttgtttttaagttCTATAGCACCGAATTACATCACCGGGACGTCGTTAGTGACTGTTCTACTAGCCGGATTCTTTCTCTTTTCGGGGTACTTTATATCAAAGGAAAGCATGCCCAAATATTGGGTGTTTATGCATTATTTTTCGATGTATAAGTACGCGCTGGACGCGCTTTTGATCAACGAGTATTCGTGTTTGATCAACAAGTGTTTGATATGGTATGATGAGAAGAACCAAATGTGTATGGTGACTGGGGCGGATGTGTTGCAAAAAAGAGGACTTCATGAGAATCAAAGATGGGTTAATGTTTATGTGTTGATtggtttttttgtgttttatcgTGTgctttgtttgttgtttttgattAGAAGGGTTTCTAGATcaaaaaagtaa
- the LOC122587985 gene encoding mechanosensitive ion channel protein 10-like, with product MKLDSDEVIVEIPGADGKNSVSGNYPNTEDVHLHDSGLRSRKNVAAVTDIAETNRITTTSQLQIEDDSSSQLKTKSSINEPEISSNSETGNIDRVSVSGSPLIMIENLRAVSPVKPTTPLMASIGKEKDEIVHYPLRYRLKKIKVLVIIEFCLFVCITSVLILSVNVSKLEKKEIWNLKLWKWCGLGLAIFCGRLFSEWLMNIVVFLIEKKFPNNKVMYLVHSAYKSFWVFIWLGLILLTWVLLINRGVSRSSDTDKVLNDITRGIASILRTMVLKFLYSSFYLKRFFDRIQENIFHRYILQNLSGKSLMELSEMIQTKAAADLIFRNVAKPEYNYIEEEDLLRFMNKEEADMVLSLIGGAVERGRINKKSVLNWVVSIYLKNKLLQHSLNDIKEAINILNKFITGLLVVVLIILWVILMGIVSTEVLLFISSQFLLAVFTFGSSAKSTFEAMIFVFVKHPFDVGDRCVIDGIQVVVEEVSILTTVFLRYDKEKMYYPNSILATKCISNFNRSPEMMDTVEFDLDISTSVENISALKAKIKTYIDSKPQLWRPEHSVQDYEEKSERRSNLVLELKNIFQQLGIKYHILPPTTSS from the exons ATGAAGTTGGATAGTGATGAAGTCATAGTGGAGATTCCTGGTGCTGACGGCAAAAACTCTGTTTCTGGCAATTACCCAAATACAGAGGATGTTCATTTGCATGATTCAGGTCTGAGATCAAGAAAAAATGTAGCCGCAGTTACAGATATAGCAGAGACTAATCGAATTACTACTACGTCACAGTTACAGATTGAGGACGACAGTAGTAGCCAGCTGAAGACAAAATCTAGCATCAATGAACCAGAAATTTCTAGCAATAGTGAGACCGGGAATATTGATAGAGTAAGTGTATCTGGTTCTCCATTAATAATGATAGAAAATCTGAGAGCCGTCTCTCCTGTAAAACCTACAACCCCTTTAATGGCATCAATAGGTAAAGAAAAGGATGAGATTGTTCATTATCCTTTACGATATAGACTAAAGAAAATCAAGGTTCTGGTAATTATCGAGTTCTGTTTATTTGTTTGCATTACATCAGTTTTAATTCTAAGTGTAAATGTCAGTAAACTTGAAAAGAAAGAGATTTGGAATTTAAAATTATGGAAATGGTGTGGTTTGGGATTGGCAATTTTCTGTGGCCGTTTATTTTCAGAGTGGTTGATGAATATCGTAGTTTTCTTGATTGAAAAGAAATTCCCCAATAATAAAGTTATGTATTTGGTTCATTCTGCGTATAAGAGCTTTTGGGTTTTTATCTGGTTAGGCTTGATTCTACTAACATGGGTGCTCTTGATCAACCGAGGTGTCAGTAGATCAAGTGACACAGACAAGGTTCTAAATGATATCACAAGGGGGATTGCATCGATACTCAGAACTATGGTTTTGAAGTTCTTATATTCttcattttatttgaaaagaTTCTTTGATAGGATTCAGGAAAATATATTCCATCGATACATACTTCAAAACCTTTCAGGGAAATCATTGATGGAGCTTTCAGAAATGATTCAAA CTAAAGCTGCCGCTGATCTTATATTTAGAAATGTAGCTAAACCCGAGTACAA TTACATCGAAGAGGAAGATCTTTTGCGTTTTATGAACAAAGAGGAGGCAGATATGGTGCTTTCATTGATTGGAGGAGCAGTGGAAAGGGGAAGGATCAATAAGAAATCTGTTCTTAATTGGGTG GTGAGCATCTATCTGAAGAACAAATTGTTGCAGCATTCTCTAAATGACATAAAAGAAGccataaatatattaaacaagTTTATAACTGGGCTTTTGGTAGTAGTACTCATAATCCTTTGGGTAATACTCATGGGTATTGTTTCAACAGAAGTGTTGCTTTTCATTTCATCTCAGTTCTTACTTGCTGTTTTCACATTTGGGAGCTCTGCTAAGTCAACATTTGAGGCCATGATATTCGTATTTGTGAAACACCCATTTGACGTTGGTGATCGTTGTGTCATTGATGGTATCCAG GTTGTTGTAGAAGAAGTGAGCATTTTGACTACCGTCTTCCTGAGATATGACAAGGAGAAAATGTACTATCCAAATTCAATATTAGCTACAAAATGCATCAGCAACTTTAATCGAAGTCCAGAGATGATGGATACCGTAGAGTTTGATTTAGATATTTCTACTTCAGTTGAAAACATTTCAGCTCTAAAAGCTAAAATTAAAAC TTACATAGATAGCAAGCCTCAGTTATGGCGACCAGAGCACAGTGTTCAG GATTATGAAGAGAAAAGCGAAAGAAGATCAAACCTGGTGCTGGAGCTGAAGAACATCTTCCAACAACTTGGAATCAAGTATCATATTCTTCCCCCAACAACTTCTAGTTAG